The Euphorbia lathyris chromosome 2, ddEupLath1.1, whole genome shotgun sequence genome includes a window with the following:
- the LOC136219809 gene encoding uncharacterized protein, which produces MDGESSKSLKEKMAGFRIFQVGGCFDACRDHTQTSGFGSRIWNQSDRAIELQVRVGSILKKVHTLKPGCSKRLKCKSIYKAHMPGKIGNGNKNLLYYYDETCHPYIWIHDTGGDFSRMVKQQYISLEDLRNFSEIRIFRDHQRGCISVRKKPRPDFC; this is translated from the coding sequence ATGGATGGAGAATCTTCAAAATCCTTGAAAGAAAAAATGGCAGGATTCAGAATTTTTCAGGTTGGAGGATGCTTCGATGCCTGTCGCGATCACACGCAGACTTCAGGATTCGGCAGCAGGATCTGGAACCAGAGTGACAGGGCAATTGAGCTTCAAGTAAGAGTAGGATCAATCCTGAAAAAAGTCCATACATTGAAGCCAGGATGTTCTAAGAGATTAAAATGCAAAAGCATTTACAAGGCACATATGCCTGGTAAAATTGGGAATGGAAACAAGAATCTTctgtattattatgatgaaactTGTCATCCTTATATTTGGATTCATGACACTGGAGGCGATTTTTCCAGGATGGTCAAGCAGCAATATATCAGTCTTGAAGATCTCAGGAATTTTTCTGAGATCAGAATTTTTAGGGATCATCAGAGAGGTTGTATATCTGTTCGGAAGAAACCTAGGCCCGATTTTTGCTGA
- the LOC136219807 gene encoding probable E3 ubiquitin-protein ligase LUL4 translates to MGISFSSNRRRNNNPYYHHRPPPPPPPPYYYSTDPISLPPPPPLPPPPPHQNQNYFAAASTAAPQPSSYPPSQTPYPAHPPPPPIHSYYNSHPYHSCNYANRFNYQPYYYANQANGWPAIRPNMGPVEPAPYTEHHNAKKVRNDVNVHKDTLRVEIDEQNPDTYLVSFVFDAQFDGSITIFYFAKEETQCRFVPQFPEAHLPLRIPFQKGPGQKFRQPSGTGIDLGFFELDDLSKPSSGEDVFPLVIVAETCSSVHSTDEDVDDSVPNTSNHMQITQAVLEKKDKDLFQVRVVKQILWIDGVRYELRELYGIGSSAAEGFDDCDPGKECVICMTEPKDTAVLPCRHMCMCSDCAKELRLQSNKCPICRHPIEELIEIKINNVDQ, encoded by the exons ATGGGAATTTCATTCAGCAGTAACCGAAGAAGAAACAACAACCCTTATTACCATCACCGTCCGCCACCTCCTCCGCCTCCACCTTACTATTACTCTACGGATCCAATTTCCCTTCCCCCTCCTCCTCCACTaccgccgccgccgccgcaTCAGAACCAGAATTACTTCGCTGCAGCTTCAACTGCTGCTCCCCAACCCTCGTCTTACCCTCCATCCCAAACTCCTTATCCTGCACATCCTCCTCCGCCCCCAATTCATTCCTATTACAATTCTCATCCCTACCATTCGTGTAATTATGCTAATAGATTCAATTATCAACCTTATTATTACGCTAATCAGGCTAATGGATGGCCCGCAATTAGGCCTAATATGGGCCCTGTTGAGCCGGCTCCTTACACCGAACATCACAATGCAAAGAAAGTCAGAAATGACGTGAATGTGCATAAGGATACCTTAAGGGTTGAAATTGATGAGCAGAACCCCGATacttacttggtttctttcgtTTTTGATGCTCAGTTTGATGGGAG CATTACAATTTTCTACTTTGCCAAGGAAGAGACACAATGCAGGTTTGTTCCCCAATTTCCTGAAGCTCATTTGCCTTTGAGAATTCCTTTCCAGAAAGGACCTGGCCAGAAATTTCGCCAGCCTTCTGGAACAGGCATCGACTTGGGTTTCTTTGAGTTGGATGATCTATCAAAACCATCATCAGGGGAAGATGTTTTTCCGCTTGTAATCGTTGCTGAAACATGTTCGTCGGTTCATTCAACTGATGAAGATGTTGATGATTCTGTGCCAAACACATCCAACCACATGCAGATTACACAAGCTGTTCTTGAGAAGAAAGATAAAGACCTTTTCCAAGTGCGAGTAGTGAAGCAAATTTTATGGATTGATGGAGTTCGATATGAACTGCGGGAGCTGTATGGAATAGGAAGCTCAGCAGCTGAAGGCTTTGATGACTGTGACCCTGGGAAGGAATGTGTGATTTGCATGACTGAACCCAAAGATACTGCAGTTTTACCTTGCCGGCATATG TGTATGTGTAGCGACTGCGCAAAAGAATTGAGGCTTCAATCAAACAAGTGTCCTATATGCCGTCATCCAATTGAAGAACTTATAGAGatcaaaataaataatgttGATCAATAA